One segment of Pontibacter akesuensis DNA contains the following:
- a CDS encoding rod shape-determining protein, with product MGLLNYFSQGIAIDLGTANFLVIHEDKIVVDEPSIVAFDRRTGKMIAVGRKAMQMQGKAHDDIRIVRPLKDGVIADFHAAEQMIKGMLQMVSNGKSRFTPSYKMVICVPSGTTEVEKRAIRDSAVIAGAREVHLVHEPIAAAVGIGLDVEEPTGHMIIDIGGGTTEIAVIALSGIVCDQSVRVAGDTFDAEIVHFMRRKHNILIGQPTAERIKVEVGSALPELQDPPVDITIRGRDLMTGLPKQVSVSYVDVAHCLDRSLSKIEDAVLKTLEITPPELSGDIHQSGIFLTGGGALLRGLDKRISSKTKLPTHVVDDPLLAVVRGTGIALKNIGRFQFLMR from the coding sequence ATGGGATTACTGAATTACTTTAGCCAGGGAATTGCCATAGATCTAGGCACGGCAAATTTTCTGGTCATACATGAAGACAAGATTGTGGTGGATGAGCCCTCTATTGTGGCTTTTGACAGAAGAACAGGAAAGATGATTGCCGTGGGGCGAAAAGCCATGCAAATGCAAGGAAAGGCCCACGATGACATCCGGATTGTGCGTCCCCTTAAGGACGGCGTTATAGCTGACTTCCATGCCGCCGAGCAGATGATAAAAGGCATGCTGCAAATGGTTAGCAATGGGAAAAGCCGGTTTACACCTTCTTACAAGATGGTGATTTGCGTACCCTCTGGCACCACAGAGGTGGAAAAGCGCGCTATCCGTGATTCCGCCGTGATTGCCGGCGCTCGGGAGGTGCACCTGGTGCACGAGCCTATTGCGGCTGCCGTCGGCATAGGGCTGGACGTGGAAGAGCCAACCGGGCACATGATTATCGATATTGGCGGGGGCACCACCGAGATTGCCGTGATTGCCTTAAGCGGGATAGTTTGCGACCAGTCGGTGCGGGTGGCGGGAGATACTTTTGATGCCGAGATTGTGCACTTTATGCGCCGCAAACACAACATCCTGATCGGTCAGCCTACAGCGGAACGTATAAAAGTGGAGGTGGGATCAGCCTTGCCTGAGTTACAGGACCCACCCGTTGATATAACCATTCGTGGCCGGGACCTGATGACGGGCCTCCCCAAGCAGGTTTCTGTTTCGTATGTAGATGTGGCACACTGCCTGGACAGATCGCTCTCTAAAATAGAGGATGCTGTATTGAAAACCCTGGAGATCACGCCTCCCGAACTTTCCGGCGATATTCACCAGTCCGGTATTTTCCTCACCGGCGGCGGAGCGCTGCTTCGTGGCTTGGATAAAAGAATATCATCTAAAACCAAGCTCCCCACGCATGTGGTGGATGACCCGCTTCTGGCCGTGGTGAGAGGCACGGGCATTGCCTTGAAAAACATAGGCCGTTTTCAGTTCCTGATGCGCTAG
- a CDS encoding NHL repeat-containing protein, giving the protein MVTTFAGRGEGLVDGAGIQARFNGPRGVATDAQGNIYVADAANNVVRKITPAAEVTTLAGSGELGHKDGPGSTAQFTNLDAIATDAQENIYVTDFNRVRKITPSGDVSTVAGGGAPGYADGDISVAKFTALTGIAVDVQGNIYVSDLENQRIRQISPEGKVRTLAGSGKPGFADGTGSAAQFNYPRGLTIDNQGNLYLIDSVDDHIRKITLAGVVSTLATVRDAAGIATDELGNIYVTEAALTPEFHRIHKISPSGTTSVLAGHASGYADGNGSTALFDTPVGIALDERGNIYVSEYRPNRIRKISFN; this is encoded by the coding sequence ATGGTTACTACTTTTGCAGGACGTGGAGAAGGTTTGGTCGATGGCGCCGGTATCCAGGCACGGTTTAATGGACCTAGAGGTGTTGCAACAGATGCCCAAGGCAATATATACGTGGCTGATGCAGCGAATAACGTCGTCAGAAAGATTACACCCGCAGCCGAGGTAACCACACTGGCAGGCAGTGGGGAACTGGGCCACAAAGATGGACCTGGCAGCACCGCACAATTCACTAATCTTGACGCCATAGCAACTGATGCACAGGAAAATATCTATGTTACGGACTTTAACCGTGTCCGCAAGATTACTCCGTCGGGAGATGTAAGCACGGTGGCAGGAGGAGGCGCACCCGGCTATGCTGATGGAGATATAAGTGTGGCCAAGTTCACTGCCTTAACAGGTATAGCGGTGGATGTGCAAGGGAATATTTACGTGTCGGATCTGGAAAACCAACGTATCCGCCAAATATCTCCGGAGGGAAAGGTCAGAACGTTGGCGGGAAGCGGAAAGCCGGGTTTTGCTGATGGAACAGGCAGCGCCGCACAGTTCAATTATCCCAGAGGGTTGACCATCGATAACCAGGGCAACCTTTACCTGATCGATTCTGTGGATGACCACATTCGAAAAATAACGCTGGCGGGGGTGGTAAGTACCCTGGCTACTGTAAGGGATGCGGCCGGAATCGCAACGGATGAATTGGGGAACATCTATGTAACTGAAGCAGCGCTTACCCCGGAGTTCCATCGTATCCACAAGATTTCTCCTTCGGGTACAACGAGCGTTTTGGCCGGTCATGCTTCCGGCTATGCTGATGGCAACGGATCAACTGCTCTGTTTGATACCCCTGTGGGTATAGCCCTTGATGAGAGGGGGAACATCTACGTTTCGGAATACCGGCCAAACCGGATCAGGAAAATTTCCTTCAATTAA
- a CDS encoding pseudouridine synthase, with translation MKAYTSSLKHYVVQQLSVSNKEAIGFILSGRVLVNGHRGTLTQALLPEDEVKLDGRVIKAPRENIYLAYHKPCGVESTMNPDVKDNLLQALNFPQSLFPVGRLDKASEGLMLLTNDGGTLYKILHAETLQEKEYQVTVDHPLTQQALEQLAAGIVIMGKTTRAALVRQVDEITFTIVLTQGLNRQIRRMCYKLGYEVKKLVRTRIINLELGDLSPGAWRHLTKEEIKRLIQEVAC, from the coding sequence ATGAAAGCCTATACTTCGTCTTTAAAGCATTATGTTGTGCAGCAACTTAGCGTTTCCAATAAAGAAGCCATTGGCTTTATACTTTCGGGAAGGGTGCTGGTGAACGGCCACAGAGGGACCTTAACCCAGGCGCTGCTCCCCGAGGATGAGGTTAAACTGGACGGGCGGGTTATCAAAGCCCCGCGGGAGAATATCTACCTTGCCTACCACAAGCCATGCGGAGTAGAATCCACCATGAACCCCGATGTAAAGGACAACCTGCTGCAGGCGCTGAATTTTCCGCAGAGCCTGTTTCCGGTAGGGCGGCTGGATAAAGCATCGGAGGGGCTTATGCTGCTCACCAACGACGGCGGAACGCTGTACAAAATCCTTCATGCGGAGACGCTACAGGAAAAAGAGTACCAGGTAACCGTAGACCATCCACTCACACAGCAGGCACTGGAGCAGCTTGCTGCCGGTATCGTTATTATGGGAAAAACCACAAGGGCTGCTCTCGTGCGGCAGGTAGATGAAATAACTTTCACCATTGTGTTGACCCAGGGGCTAAACCGCCAAATCAGGCGCATGTGCTACAAGCTCGGATATGAGGTGAAGAAACTTGTGCGCACCCGCATCATCAACCTCGAATTAGGCGATCTGTCACCGGGGGCGTGGCGGCACCTCACAAAGGAAGAAATTAAGCGCTTGATTCAGGAAGTAGCTTGCTGA
- a CDS encoding SdiA-regulated domain-containing protein, whose amino-acid sequence MINIPFKKIAVAASLAGAITFGAIKSFGDAPKPVSTIETTEEMLPKSVVKWELPAALREVSGIAQLPDNLMACVQDEEGAIYLYDLNTKAVKRKIAFAGPGDYEGIAVDGNTAYILRSDGTLIEVAAFLGPKPEVTTHASVLTPEHNTEGLALDKKNNRLLVAGKGFDTRLGDNKGIYAFDLGKRKMAQKPVITIPLAQKQFAAKGKKKKSKYDVFQPSSLEIHPKTGELYLLDAVNERLLVLSEAGAIQRAVDLDKGQLMQPEGLSFDSNGAMYIASEGGKKGTGVIVKYDKGI is encoded by the coding sequence ATGATAAACATACCATTTAAAAAGATAGCAGTTGCCGCCTCTTTAGCGGGAGCCATAACTTTTGGTGCTATAAAGTCTTTTGGCGATGCCCCGAAACCTGTTTCTACAATAGAAACGACGGAGGAGATGCTGCCCAAAAGTGTTGTAAAGTGGGAATTGCCCGCAGCACTGCGTGAAGTATCGGGTATCGCCCAGCTGCCCGATAACCTGATGGCCTGTGTGCAGGATGAGGAGGGAGCCATTTACCTGTACGACCTGAACACTAAAGCGGTAAAGCGTAAGATTGCGTTCGCAGGGCCAGGCGACTACGAAGGCATAGCTGTGGATGGCAACACCGCCTACATCCTCCGAAGTGACGGCACCCTGATTGAAGTTGCAGCCTTTTTAGGACCCAAACCCGAAGTGACGACACACGCGTCGGTGCTGACACCGGAGCACAACACAGAGGGGCTGGCCCTGGACAAAAAGAATAACCGCCTGCTTGTTGCCGGCAAGGGCTTTGACACCAGACTAGGAGACAACAAAGGGATATACGCCTTTGATCTGGGGAAAAGGAAAATGGCTCAAAAGCCTGTTATCACCATTCCGCTGGCGCAGAAGCAGTTTGCTGCAAAAGGCAAAAAGAAAAAGAGCAAGTACGATGTTTTCCAGCCTTCATCCCTGGAGATCCATCCGAAAACTGGAGAGCTATACTTGCTGGATGCCGTGAATGAGCGGCTGCTGGTGCTAAGTGAAGCAGGCGCTATTCAGAGAGCTGTTGACCTGGATAAAGGACAACTGATGCAACCAGAAGGCCTTAGCTTCGACAGCAACGGAGCGATGTACATTGCCAGCGAAGGTGGTAAAAAAGGCACTGGGGTGATTGTAAAGTATGACAAAGGGATCTAA
- a CDS encoding TVP38/TMEM64 family protein produces the protein MPENTQAENKQATETGIGTDKEHDANNGQSKWPLIGTVLLIGGLVAAYFVFPGFKGGVQEAWAVLTSGDEQRISAWVEQFGFWGPFFIVLAMVAQMFLLVINVVALMLVAIIAYGPVWGSVIAVVAVGVASTIGYWLGRSLGQAGVSRLIGEKTERKVEGFMEEYGIWAIIIARISPFLSNDAVSFVAGIARMGYLRFIAATLAGIIPLTLLLAWLGENSERLKTGLIWVSGVSLAFFIGYILYKKYGR, from the coding sequence ATGCCGGAAAACACCCAAGCCGAAAATAAACAAGCCACCGAAACAGGCATAGGAACAGATAAAGAGCATGACGCTAATAACGGCCAAAGCAAATGGCCTTTGATAGGGACTGTCCTACTTATCGGCGGCCTCGTTGCCGCTTACTTTGTCTTTCCAGGTTTTAAGGGTGGGGTGCAGGAAGCATGGGCTGTGCTCACAAGCGGGGATGAGCAGCGCATTTCGGCATGGGTGGAGCAGTTCGGTTTCTGGGGGCCGTTCTTTATTGTACTGGCCATGGTAGCGCAGATGTTTCTGCTGGTTATTAATGTAGTGGCGCTGATGCTGGTGGCCATTATTGCATACGGTCCTGTTTGGGGCTCTGTGATTGCAGTGGTGGCCGTGGGGGTGGCGTCTACCATCGGCTACTGGCTGGGGCGTAGTCTGGGGCAGGCGGGCGTGAGCAGGCTCATCGGCGAAAAAACAGAGCGCAAGGTTGAAGGTTTCATGGAGGAGTACGGCATTTGGGCAATTATCATCGCCAGGATATCGCCATTCCTCTCAAACGATGCTGTGAGCTTTGTGGCCGGCATCGCCAGAATGGGTTACCTCAGGTTTATCGCCGCTACCCTGGCAGGCATCATCCCGCTGACACTGCTGCTGGCCTGGCTGGGGGAGAACAGCGAACGCCTTAAAACAGGGCTAATCTGGGTATCCGGCGTAAGCCTTGCGTTCTTTATTGGTTACATCCTTTACAAGAAGTATGGCAGGTAA
- a CDS encoding sensor histidine kinase — protein sequence MEFFQKLLQSDFMPHGHCYFWKPEILWLTVGGDALTAAAYYSIPLMLFYFARTRQDLAHKHVFFLFGAFIMLCGTTHVMDIWTAWIPTYRLAGTIKMVTGLVSIATAVVLYKSIPALLAIPSNAQLEASNRQLKAEIEEREKIQDELNLAKQALEARVEERTHQLLQANNALAAEIEEREKTQAALITKNNELIQINSDLDNFVYSASHDLKVPITNMEGLLTALNEEMALPNGAVAPILQRLEVSVLKLNRTIQDLSDVSKIQRRAEEEVLEEISFEKVFKDVLTNINHLVQESGVQIAYDFNKQPKVHFVSQHLQSILQNLLTNAIKYRSPGQAPFVKVTTSDTEEYIVLTVADNGIGIDLNKHRNKIFSLFKRLHDHVEGSGVGLYVTKRILDNYQGKIEVQSEVNRGTTFQVYFKKQV from the coding sequence ATGGAGTTTTTTCAGAAACTACTACAGTCCGATTTTATGCCTCACGGGCATTGCTATTTCTGGAAGCCCGAAATTCTGTGGCTCACGGTGGGCGGAGACGCCTTAACAGCAGCTGCATATTACTCCATTCCACTGATGCTCTTTTACTTTGCCAGGACGCGTCAGGACCTGGCACACAAACATGTATTTTTTCTCTTTGGTGCTTTTATCATGCTGTGTGGCACAACGCACGTTATGGATATCTGGACAGCCTGGATTCCCACATATCGGCTCGCAGGGACCATTAAAATGGTAACCGGGCTGGTATCCATCGCTACTGCCGTTGTGCTTTATAAGTCCATTCCTGCCCTGTTGGCCATACCGAGCAATGCTCAGTTGGAGGCATCTAACCGCCAGCTTAAGGCAGAAATAGAGGAGCGTGAAAAAATTCAGGACGAGCTCAACCTGGCGAAACAGGCGCTTGAAGCCCGGGTGGAGGAAAGAACACACCAGCTTCTGCAGGCTAACAACGCCTTAGCTGCCGAAATAGAGGAAAGGGAAAAGACACAGGCGGCCCTTATCACTAAAAACAACGAGCTAATCCAGATCAACTCCGACCTGGATAACTTTGTCTATTCCGCCTCGCATGACCTGAAGGTGCCCATAACGAATATGGAAGGCTTGCTAACTGCACTGAACGAAGAAATGGCTTTGCCCAATGGAGCTGTAGCGCCCATCCTGCAACGCCTGGAAGTGTCTGTCTTAAAACTCAATCGCACCATTCAGGACCTGTCGGATGTGAGCAAGATACAGCGCAGAGCTGAAGAGGAGGTGCTGGAAGAAATATCTTTCGAAAAAGTATTCAAAGACGTATTGACGAATATAAACCACCTGGTTCAGGAGTCCGGGGTGCAAATCGCCTATGATTTCAACAAACAACCCAAGGTGCATTTTGTGTCGCAACACCTGCAAAGTATCCTGCAGAACCTTCTCACGAATGCTATCAAATACCGCTCACCTGGGCAGGCTCCATTTGTGAAGGTAACTACTTCTGACACCGAGGAATATATTGTTTTGACAGTTGCCGATAATGGCATAGGCATCGATTTGAACAAGCACCGAAACAAGATATTCTCCCTTTTTAAGCGGCTTCACGACCACGTAGAGGGAAGCGGCGTGGGGCTTTACGTCACCAAACGGATTCTTGATAACTACCAGGGAAAAATTGAGGTGCAAAGTGAGGTAAACCGTGGCACTACCTTTCAGGTATACTTCAAAAAGCAAGTATAG
- a CDS encoding PepSY-like domain-containing protein yields MNLNIIALAAACSLMFIFSSCASQDIPQDKVPSVVVNTFAKAYPTVTLVEWQKHEQGFEAEFDSDTTELTVLVDNSGTIVQTKRDLMVAELPEAIQHTLNLNYKDKKVDDVEIVEKAGQAFYQVELDAMWRDTKLVFDEAGEEQQNLNYWE; encoded by the coding sequence ATGAATCTAAATATAATAGCACTCGCCGCTGCCTGTTCGCTTATGTTTATTTTTTCTTCCTGCGCCAGCCAGGATATTCCACAGGATAAAGTACCATCTGTAGTCGTAAACACTTTTGCGAAAGCTTACCCCACAGTTACCCTGGTGGAGTGGCAGAAGCATGAGCAGGGATTCGAGGCAGAGTTTGACAGCGACACCACAGAGCTCACTGTACTGGTAGATAACAGCGGTACAATCGTGCAGACGAAAAGGGACCTAATGGTAGCGGAGCTTCCGGAGGCAATTCAACACACCCTGAACCTCAACTACAAAGACAAGAAGGTAGACGATGTGGAAATAGTAGAAAAAGCCGGTCAGGCCTTTTACCAGGTGGAGCTGGACGCTATGTGGAGGGACACCAAACTTGTGTTTGATGAAGCTGGCGAAGAGCAGCAAAACTTAAATTATTGGGAATAA
- the porY gene encoding PorY family sensor histidine kinase translates to MKLLNHTLSYLAAILFVVITGWSALLYYSLLDEIYDSLDDGLGNYKLLIMQRAAADSTILQRSSFGENNYAIKPIAGPKVFRVTDVYSDTAMFMVNEQDFEPVRMLKTVFRHNGNFYELRVINSMVETDDLVEDLLVSIFWLYLGLIAIILVLNNFLLKKTWQPFYRLVQQLRDFRLEKQHQIKYEETRVEEFQVLHDAVSKLIQNSTDTYQSQKQFIENASHELQTPLAISLNKLELLLEESNLTEEQLRLLAGAVNNLERMKRLNKSLLLLSKIENRQFQVEEEVNINQVIKTLLDDFSDQAEYKGLAVTLVEEGDCRVRMNPDLASVLLTNLLKNAIVHNHQEGFVEVTVSRDKLVVANSGKTSALNEQRMFSRFQQDSPSEASTGLGLPIVKAIANLYRFQVKYSFTGKHILTLSFHPPHQ, encoded by the coding sequence ATGAAACTGCTGAACCACACCCTTTCGTACCTTGCGGCCATACTTTTCGTGGTTATCACGGGCTGGTCGGCCCTGCTCTACTACAGCCTGCTCGATGAGATTTACGACAGCCTCGACGACGGGTTGGGAAACTATAAACTGCTGATTATGCAGCGCGCGGCGGCAGACAGTACCATCCTGCAAAGAAGCAGCTTTGGAGAGAATAATTATGCCATCAAGCCCATCGCAGGTCCCAAGGTATTCCGGGTGACGGATGTGTACAGCGACACGGCTATGTTTATGGTGAATGAGCAGGACTTTGAGCCGGTGCGCATGCTGAAGACTGTTTTCCGGCACAACGGCAATTTTTACGAACTGCGGGTTATTAACTCAATGGTAGAGACCGATGACCTGGTGGAGGACCTGCTGGTATCTATCTTTTGGCTGTACCTGGGGCTTATAGCTATTATTCTCGTTCTAAATAATTTCCTGCTGAAAAAGACATGGCAACCTTTTTACCGTTTGGTGCAGCAGCTCAGGGATTTCCGCCTGGAGAAGCAGCACCAGATCAAGTATGAGGAGACGCGCGTGGAGGAGTTTCAGGTGCTGCATGATGCCGTTTCGAAACTTATCCAGAACAGCACCGATACCTACCAGAGCCAGAAGCAGTTTATCGAGAACGCCTCGCACGAGCTGCAGACACCGCTGGCCATTAGCCTGAACAAGCTTGAGCTGCTGCTGGAGGAAAGCAACCTGACCGAGGAGCAACTGCGTCTGCTGGCCGGCGCAGTGAACAACCTGGAGCGTATGAAGCGGTTGAACAAGTCGCTGCTGCTGCTCTCCAAGATCGAGAACAGGCAGTTTCAGGTAGAGGAGGAAGTCAACATCAATCAGGTAATCAAAACCCTGCTTGATGATTTTTCTGATCAGGCCGAATACAAAGGCCTCGCCGTTACACTGGTGGAAGAAGGAGATTGCAGGGTGCGCATGAACCCTGATCTGGCAAGTGTGCTGCTTACGAACCTGCTCAAAAACGCTATCGTGCACAACCACCAGGAGGGCTTTGTGGAGGTAACCGTCAGCCGCGATAAACTGGTTGTCGCTAACAGTGGAAAGACTAGCGCCCTGAACGAGCAGCGCATGTTTTCTCGATTCCAGCAGGATAGTCCCAGCGAGGCCTCTACCGGACTTGGGCTTCCGATCGTGAAGGCCATTGCGAACCTTTACAGGTTTCAGGTAAAGTATAGCTTTACCGGTAAACACATCCTAACGCTCTCTTTCCACCCGCCCCACCAATAA